GGATCCGCCAGCACGAGCTGGTGCCGGAGCCCGCCGCGGCGTGACGCCCGCCGGCGACCCGGCGCGCCGGGAGGACGTGGACGCCTTTCTGCGCTACGTGGCCCACGAGCGCCAGCTGTCGCCGACCACGCTGAAGGCGTACACGATCGACCTGGCGGAATTCGAGGCGTTTCTGGATCGCTACTATGGCGCCCCCGAGTGGACGTGGAGCGGCGTCGACCGCCTCTCCATCCGCTCGTGGATGGGCGAGATGGCCGGCCGCCGCGGTCTGGCGCGCACCAGCATCGCGCGCAAGCTGTCGGCGGTGAGGTCGTTCTACCGCTTCCTGCACGTGGAGGCGCGGGTGGCGGCCAACCCGGCGCGCACCGTGCGCACGCCCAAGCGCGAGCGGCACCTCCCCGGCTTCCTGACGCGCGAGCAGATGGACGAGGTCTTCCGCGACGCGGAGGCGCGGGCGGAGGGCGGCGGCTTCCACGCGCTGCGCAACCTGGCGGTGGTGGAGCTCTTCTACGCGACCGGAATGCGCCTCTCGGAGCTCCAGGCGATGGACGTGGCCAGCCTGGACCTGGTGAGCGACCGCGTGCGCGTGATGGGGAAGGGTCGCAAGGAG
The sequence above is drawn from the Longimicrobium sp. genome and encodes:
- a CDS encoding tyrosine recombinase XerC gives rise to the protein MTPAGDPARREDVDAFLRYVAHERQLSPTTLKAYTIDLAEFEAFLDRYYGAPEWTWSGVDRLSIRSWMGEMAGRRGLARTSIARKLSAVRSFYRFLHVEARVAANPARTVRTPKRERHLPGFLTREQMDEVFRDAEARAEGGGFHALRNLAVVELFYATGMRLSELQAMDVASLDLVSDRVRVMGKGRKERIVPVGRAATRALRAYYEARERVMETAARPDRRAVFVAQTGRRITVRQIQNVVGAFLKGIADDAGLSTHSLRHTFATHLLDAGADLLAVKELLGHASLSTTQIYTHTSRERLKRIYRQAHPRA